Within Halobacterium zhouii, the genomic segment CGGGATGGGAGAGCCTTCAAATACGCACCCAGGGCCTCGACGTTGGGCAGCGTGATCGCCTGACTGCGGCCAGTCGGTCTGCCGTTGCTTCGCGCTCGTCGCCGTCGGCGCTGCTAGGTCGGGAGTTCGCGCCGAAAAATGGTTCGGCAGGATAAGTTACGCGCGAACGACCAGTCAGGAGCTGACCGTGGTCGTTCCGTTCTTAGTGGTCGTCTCGTTACCTGTGCCGCCAGTTGTCGTCATTTCACTGTTCTCGGTCGTCGTGCCGTTTTCAGTCATCTCCTCGGTGGTCGTCATGCCGTCTTCGGCCGTCGTGTTACCGCCGACGCCACCGTCTGTGATTGGAGCCGTGTCTCCGCCACCGTTCCCGCCCGGGCCGCTACAGCCAGCCACGAGCAGGAGGACGGCGACCATGACTGCCGCGACCGGTTTCCGCGATGGTTTCCAGTTCATGTCTGCATCTGTCCCTGGGACCGGAGGGACGGTAAAACGGGGAAGTCGTTTCGCTCGTTTCGAGGAAAGCGTCCTGTGTTCCGACTGTTCCACGCGTTTCACTTTAAATGGGGGATACAACCCAGAAGTGTTGCGTCTCGGGCAGAAATAATAACCAGTCGGGCACTCGTATCCACACAGTGAGAGCCGATGCGAACTGAGCCGTCCGCCGACAGTCGGTTCTCGCCACTATGAACAGACGCGCATGTCTCCTCGTTTGTCTCGTCGTCGGCAGCGTTGTGGCCGGAGTACCCAATGTGACCACGGCGAGACCGCCGGACGTTGAGAGCTTTGAGTACGCTGGCGACGCCGCTGTCCCCGACGGACGTGACTCGCTGTCGCTGTGGCGCTCTGAATCCCACCAGTTCGAGACTACGATATCCACCGCGGAGACGGAGAGCGACGCTCGGCTCTGTCTCGTTGCCGAGTCGGCGACGGAGAACGTGACCCGGGAACTCGCTTGCCGGGCTGCCGACATCCCGGCGAACGGCACAACGACGGTCACCATCGACGTGGCGGAGTGGCCGTCGGCCCTCACCGGCGAACAGGAGGTCCGCGTCGAACTCCAGTCCTCGAACGACTCTGCGGTCGTCTCGCGGGGGTCGCTTTCAGCCACTGTCATCGAGAAGGGCGGCGACTTGGACGGCGACAGCCTGACGAACGAACGCGAGGTCGACGCGGGCACCGACCTCCGGACCGCTGACACCGACGGCGACGGCCTGGAGGACGGCATCGAATTGGAGACGTACGACACGTCGCCCACGAACAACGATACTGACGGCGACGGTCTGAACGACAGCGCGGAGATAAACCAGTACAACACCGACCCGACGAAGCTAGACACCGACGGGGACGGCCTGGCCGACCCGCGGGAGCTAGCGCTGGAGACCAATCCGAACAAGCAGGACACCGACAGCGACGGACTAGGCGACAGCGCCGAGGTGAACACGTACCAGACGAACGCGTCGAACCCCGACACCGACGGCGACGGTCTGAACGACGGCGCGGAGATAAACCAGCACAACACCGACCCCACTGACCGGGACACGGACGGCGACGGCCTGACCGACAGCCTCGAAGTGAACACGTACGGAACAG encodes:
- a CDS encoding DUF7343 domain-containing protein, producing MTTARPPDVESFEYAGDAAVPDGRDSLSLWRSESHQFETTISTAETESDARLCLVAESATENVTRELACRAADIPANGTTTVTIDVAEWPSALTGEQEVRVELQSSNDSAVVSRGSLSATVIEKGGDLDGDSLTNEREVDAGTDLRTADTDGDGLEDGIELETYDTSPTNNDTDGDGLNDSAEINQYNTDPTKLDTDGDGLADPRELALETNPNKQDTDSDGLGDSAEVNTYQTNASNPDTDGDGLNDGAEINQHNTDPTDRDTDGDGLTDSLEVNTYGTDPLKIDSDGDGLEDGTEVEEYGTDPTEQDTDSDGLEDGTEVNRYGTSPTDPDSDSDGLDDGPEVKRYDTDPTNPDTDGDGQSDLAEVRAKWSNALPTWTFGLVGAFAVVALCGAVASRTGYVSFGVLRRASRWSHTGNRAAGADGGRNGSGADAELLEEASTVGANDATGADATSESEPAGAEITDHDDVPPEFLANDERVFRLLDEHDGRMQQTAIVEETGWSKAKTSRVLSTMDDDRQVMKIELGRGNIVARPDDLPPGVESSREESPDDE